From a single Corynebacterium kroppenstedtii DSM 44385 genomic region:
- a CDS encoding metallopeptidase family protein — MISVSDERFDELIDRGIELIPESLLRNMNNVALVVEPWNRENPNTLGLYEGVALTRRTSSYSFALPDKITIYKEAICAYCNSEEELVRQVAVTVVHEIGHHFGIDDDRLHELGWA; from the coding sequence ATGATCTCCGTATCTGACGAAAGGTTCGACGAGCTCATCGACAGGGGCATTGAGCTTATCCCCGAATCACTCCTGCGCAATATGAATAATGTTGCGTTGGTTGTCGAACCGTGGAACCGCGAGAATCCCAACACTTTGGGCCTGTATGAGGGGGTCGCTCTCACCCGGCGGACGTCGTCGTATAGCTTTGCCCTCCCCGACAAAATCACGATTTACAAGGAAGCGATCTGCGCATACTGCAATTCAGAGGAGGAATTGGTCCGCCAGGTTGCAGTCACCGTCGTCCATGAAATTGGGCATCATTTCGGTATCGATGACGACCGTCTGCATGAACTCGGGTGGGCGTAG
- a CDS encoding septum formation family protein — MKPTVRRSSVIVGLVALLCGGSAAGTFTYAQEKHSDSASDTPHTAPGEDKESKQKSFTNAEAGQCLDWKTSSDGTVSDFQTVDCAKSHRFEVSHRENLAAYPASEFGSNAGMLSRKRQAELTDELCKQPTLSYLGGKFDPTGRFTIAPILPPQKSWADGDRTLLCGLQVTGNNGHASALTGKAADQDQSPVFKPGECVAITEKKDVNQNKQTEGDTSVDATAQVVDCNADHQYEVTDIIDLGEKFKEYPSIEDQNEYLNKRCTDSVTAFIGGDDKLYNSTLEPFWTTLTEDSWKGGSRNVNCSLIKTGDNNSLSTLKGSAKGEFTINGNPPPPQPSRAPKRGN; from the coding sequence ATGAAACCGACAGTCCGACGTTCCTCAGTCATTGTCGGCCTCGTCGCACTCCTCTGTGGCGGATCAGCCGCGGGCACTTTTACCTACGCCCAGGAAAAGCATTCCGATTCCGCGTCGGACACCCCCCATACGGCACCCGGGGAAGATAAGGAATCGAAACAAAAGTCCTTTACTAATGCCGAGGCTGGGCAGTGCTTGGATTGGAAGACCTCCTCCGACGGCACTGTGTCCGATTTTCAGACCGTCGACTGCGCCAAGTCTCACCGCTTCGAGGTCTCTCATCGGGAGAATTTGGCGGCCTACCCGGCCAGTGAATTCGGGTCGAACGCCGGTATGCTCAGCCGGAAACGTCAAGCGGAGTTGACCGATGAACTGTGTAAACAGCCCACGCTCAGCTATCTGGGCGGGAAGTTTGATCCTACGGGTCGGTTTACGATTGCTCCGATTTTGCCGCCACAAAAGTCGTGGGCAGATGGTGACCGAACGCTGTTGTGCGGTCTCCAAGTGACGGGGAATAATGGCCACGCCAGCGCCCTTACGGGCAAAGCGGCTGATCAGGACCAGTCACCGGTGTTTAAGCCCGGCGAGTGCGTAGCCATTACCGAAAAGAAGGACGTTAACCAGAACAAACAAACTGAGGGCGATACATCCGTGGATGCCACCGCTCAAGTCGTGGATTGTAATGCTGACCACCAATATGAGGTCACGGACATCATTGATCTGGGTGAAAAGTTCAAAGAATACCCATCCATTGAAGATCAAAATGAGTATCTCAATAAGCGGTGTACTGATTCGGTTACAGCATTCATCGGGGGCGATGACAAGCTCTATAACTCCACGCTCGAACCGTTCTGGACAACGCTTACGGAAGATTCCTGGAAGGGTGGCTCCCGGAACGTCAATTGCTCTCTGATTAAAACGGGAGACAATAACTCACTATCCACTTTGAAGGGCTCTGCAAAAGGTGAATTCACCATTAATGGCAACCCGCCCCCGCCACAGCCGAGCCGCGCGCCTAAACGAGGAAATTAG
- a CDS encoding gamma carbonic anhydrase family protein: protein MENSAFAPQTASSTDGPLLLPFNGRRPRVHRTAWIAPNATLIGDVEIGAHSSVYYGCVLRGDVNSIRIGERTNIQDNSVLHVDSDAPCTLGDDVTVGHMALVHGSTVENGVLVGMKSALLSHSVVHEGSLIAAAAVVLEGQEVPAKSLAAGVPAKVKRQLSDEQSHSFIPHAAHYVENAESQPRRAESLKPEDVYFD from the coding sequence ATGGAAAACTCGGCTTTCGCTCCACAAACGGCTTCATCCACCGACGGCCCGCTGCTTCTCCCCTTTAATGGGAGGCGGCCGCGAGTTCACCGCACTGCATGGATTGCGCCCAATGCCACGTTGATCGGTGATGTTGAAATCGGTGCGCATTCCAGCGTGTATTACGGCTGCGTTCTGCGTGGCGATGTGAACTCGATTCGAATTGGTGAACGCACGAATATTCAGGACAACAGCGTTCTCCACGTCGATAGTGATGCACCGTGCACGCTAGGCGACGATGTCACCGTCGGGCATATGGCGCTGGTTCATGGCTCCACTGTGGAAAATGGGGTGCTCGTGGGCATGAAATCTGCGTTGCTCTCCCACAGCGTTGTTCACGAGGGAAGCCTGATCGCGGCTGCTGCAGTGGTGTTGGAAGGACAGGAAGTCCCTGCGAAATCGCTGGCTGCGGGCGTTCCGGCGAAGGTCAAGCGGCAGCTGTCCGATGAGCAATCTCATTCATTTATTCCCCATGCTGCCCATTATGTGGAGAATGCGGAGTCGCAACCGCGCCGTGCCGAGTCGTTGAAGCCAGAAGACGTGTATTTTGACTGA
- the serS gene encoding serine--tRNA ligase has product MIDLKQLRDDPDRVRESQRTRGEDPGLVDQLLQADQARREAISAADATRAEHKAYTKSMGKKMRDASPEEKENLRAKGTELSNVVKEKEEAQRVAEASVHDLQMQISNIVEGAPAGGEEDFVVVEKVGTPPQFDFEPKDHLELGESLGIIDMERGAKVSGSRFYFLKGAGALLQLGMLQLAAQKAVQHGFELMITPVIVNPESMSGTGFLGQHADEIYYLQEDNQYLVGTSEVALAGYHSKEIIDLSAGPKRYAGWSSCFRREAGSYGKDTRGILRVHQFDKVEMFSYCKPEDAAAEHQKLLSMEREMLAAVEVPYRIIDVAGGDLGSSAARKFDTEAWVPTQNTYRELTSTSNCTTFQARRLGIRYRDENNKTQIAATLNGTLATTRWLVAILENNQQADGSVKVPEALQPYVGQDVLKPVK; this is encoded by the coding sequence GTGATTGATCTGAAGCAGCTTCGTGATGACCCCGACCGTGTCCGTGAATCCCAGCGCACCCGTGGCGAAGACCCGGGCCTCGTCGATCAACTCCTCCAGGCTGACCAGGCCCGACGTGAGGCTATTTCCGCTGCCGACGCCACTCGCGCAGAACACAAGGCCTATACAAAGTCCATGGGCAAGAAGATGCGCGACGCATCCCCGGAGGAAAAGGAGAACCTGCGCGCAAAAGGAACGGAACTGTCCAACGTCGTCAAGGAAAAAGAGGAAGCCCAGCGGGTTGCTGAAGCTTCGGTTCATGACCTACAGATGCAGATCTCCAATATTGTAGAAGGTGCGCCTGCCGGTGGGGAAGAAGACTTCGTCGTTGTCGAGAAAGTGGGGACCCCGCCACAATTCGACTTCGAGCCGAAAGACCACCTCGAGCTCGGCGAATCCCTGGGGATTATCGATATGGAGCGCGGTGCGAAGGTATCGGGCTCGCGCTTTTACTTCCTCAAGGGTGCGGGTGCTCTGCTGCAGCTCGGGATGCTGCAGCTCGCGGCACAGAAGGCCGTGCAGCACGGGTTTGAACTGATGATCACCCCGGTCATTGTTAATCCGGAGTCGATGTCCGGCACCGGTTTCCTGGGGCAGCACGCCGACGAAATCTATTACCTACAGGAGGACAACCAGTACTTGGTGGGTACCTCCGAGGTTGCGTTAGCGGGCTACCACAGCAAGGAGATTATTGACCTTTCCGCTGGCCCTAAGCGCTACGCAGGGTGGTCCTCGTGCTTCCGGCGTGAGGCTGGGTCATATGGCAAGGACACGCGGGGAATTCTGCGCGTGCACCAGTTCGACAAGGTCGAAATGTTCAGCTACTGCAAGCCGGAGGACGCGGCCGCAGAACACCAGAAGCTCCTGAGTATGGAGCGGGAGATGCTCGCTGCCGTCGAGGTTCCTTATCGGATTATCGACGTTGCCGGTGGCGATTTGGGTTCCTCGGCAGCGCGAAAGTTCGATACCGAAGCATGGGTGCCGACGCAGAACACGTACCGCGAATTAACGTCGACCAGTAACTGCACGACGTTCCAGGCCCGCCGACTGGGGATCCGCTACCGCGATGAGAACAATAAGACGCAGATTGCGGCGACGTTGAATGGCACCTTGGCGACGACGCGCTGGTTAGTGGCCATTTTGGAGAACAACCAGCAGGCGGACGGGTCGGTGAAGGTCCCAGAGGCTTTGCAGCCGTATGTGGGCCAAGACGTACTGAAACCGGTGAAGTAA
- a CDS encoding aspartate aminotransferase family protein, producing the protein MPVPQSDVGRRAYNDDRAHVFHSWSAQAELDPIVMESAHGSYIVDADNKEYIDFSSQLVYTNIGHQHPKVVQAIKEQADQLCTIAPAYANDKRSEAARLITSHLPDHLNKVLFTNGGADAVEHAIRLARLHTGRYKVLSRFRGYHGATQIAMNISGDNRRWRNDYGTSGAVHFFGPFLYRSQFHATTEEEECQRALEYLDNLIAFEGPELFAAFIMESIPGTAGIMPPPPGYWQGVREICDKYGIVMICDEVMAGFGRTGNWFAFEEFGAKPDLVTFAKGVNSGYVPLGGVAISDEIAADFDHTPYPGGLTYSGHVLATTAAVATINAMDEEGMVENARRLGEDVFGPALRDLAAKHHSIGDIRGLGCFWAVELVKDQETREPLGAYGTTAPEVKELVAECRENGLVVFQNMNRIHICPALNIPDDVARQGLEILDKALTTLDQKVAIQ; encoded by the coding sequence GTGCCAGTACCCCAGTCCGACGTTGGTCGACGCGCCTACAACGACGATCGAGCCCACGTTTTCCATTCGTGGTCTGCACAGGCGGAGTTGGATCCGATTGTGATGGAATCGGCCCACGGTTCCTACATCGTCGATGCAGATAACAAGGAATATATCGACTTTTCTTCGCAGCTGGTTTATACGAATATTGGCCACCAGCACCCGAAGGTCGTGCAGGCCATCAAGGAGCAGGCGGACCAACTGTGCACCATCGCTCCGGCGTACGCGAATGACAAGCGTTCGGAGGCCGCGCGTCTGATCACGTCGCACTTGCCCGATCACCTCAACAAGGTGTTGTTCACGAACGGCGGCGCGGATGCCGTCGAGCACGCTATCCGTTTGGCACGTCTGCACACGGGCCGCTACAAGGTGTTGTCGCGTTTCAGGGGCTACCACGGCGCAACCCAAATCGCTATGAATATTTCGGGCGATAACCGTCGGTGGAGAAATGACTACGGGACGTCGGGCGCGGTTCACTTCTTCGGGCCATTCTTGTACCGCAGCCAATTCCATGCCACGACGGAAGAGGAAGAATGCCAGCGCGCCCTCGAGTACTTGGATAACCTCATTGCGTTTGAGGGGCCGGAGCTGTTCGCCGCGTTCATCATGGAGTCGATCCCCGGCACTGCGGGAATTATGCCTCCGCCGCCCGGATACTGGCAGGGTGTCCGCGAAATCTGTGATAAGTACGGCATTGTCATGATTTGCGACGAGGTCATGGCTGGTTTCGGCCGCACAGGCAACTGGTTCGCCTTCGAGGAGTTTGGTGCGAAACCAGACCTGGTGACCTTCGCCAAGGGCGTGAACTCGGGTTATGTCCCGTTGGGTGGCGTCGCAATCTCTGACGAGATCGCCGCTGATTTTGACCACACCCCCTACCCCGGCGGGTTGACCTACTCCGGTCATGTTCTGGCAACGACTGCTGCCGTGGCGACGATCAATGCCATGGACGAGGAAGGAATGGTTGAGAATGCCCGCCGGTTGGGCGAGGACGTTTTCGGCCCTGCGTTGCGTGATTTGGCAGCGAAGCACCACAGCATCGGCGATATCCGAGGCCTTGGTTGCTTCTGGGCGGTCGAGCTGGTGAAGGATCAGGAAACCCGCGAACCGCTCGGTGCGTATGGAACAACCGCTCCCGAGGTCAAGGAGCTCGTTGCGGAGTGCCGTGAGAACGGCTTGGTTGTGTTCCAAAACATGAACCGTATCCACATTTGCCCCGCCCTCAATATTCCCGACGACGTTGCACGCCAGGGTCTTGAGATCCTGGATAAGGCGCTGACGACGTTGGATCAAAAAGTCGCTATTCAGTAG
- a CDS encoding condensation domain-containing protein: MQSRTQCSSTTARTTVVAALQLNKHIEVLAQKHGNKHTKDDTMEYTELADYPLPTGQLSTWQFTDDASQWSEDERSLSINHEDHLREVLRTEKNNAEQGLPSVSEDWIGGAFVIHQPLHTDAFREALTTWFSCHEAYRTTAVANDRDDATTTFTRYTLGSSAVDVSRNDFGVYHDDQLLRHEIHRHFAQHVNGIGWPHVTVATIEPETSEAAQEFTVIFAADHAVMDAYTQLFTIAELRELYAAAVDKREPALPPAGSYVDFCAGERAVTESASARERAVEEWKEFLTGTDGHLAPPVFPLPIRSGAESGSATPADQHRAQHSLSQWLLNEKDIAELGKRAKANGGSTKSALLTALKLALTELSPVSSARYIMPMHTRHEPKYMLSAGWFVGLMPVDDPLNGASSFTDAFSDTVQATKRHRDLSVYPYAAVSDALHINEPPRFVISYVDTRFVPGADTWGIEIAFSVAL, from the coding sequence GTGCAATCACGTACTCAGTGCAGTAGCACGACTGCTCGCACGACAGTCGTAGCAGCACTTCAGCTGAATAAGCACATCGAAGTACTGGCACAGAAGCACGGCAACAAGCATACGAAGGACGACACGATGGAATACACCGAACTAGCCGACTATCCCCTCCCCACGGGGCAGCTGTCTACTTGGCAATTTACCGACGACGCTAGCCAGTGGAGCGAGGACGAACGCAGCCTTTCCATCAACCACGAGGATCACCTCCGCGAAGTTCTCCGCACAGAAAAGAACAACGCTGAGCAGGGACTTCCCTCCGTCTCGGAGGATTGGATTGGTGGAGCATTCGTTATCCATCAGCCGCTGCATACCGATGCTTTCCGCGAGGCCCTCACCACATGGTTTAGCTGTCATGAGGCATACCGGACGACAGCCGTCGCTAATGACCGCGACGACGCGACTACGACCTTTACGCGCTACACGCTGGGTTCTTCCGCAGTTGATGTTTCTCGAAACGACTTCGGCGTTTACCACGACGACCAACTCTTGCGCCACGAGATTCACCGGCATTTCGCTCAGCATGTCAATGGGATCGGGTGGCCGCACGTCACCGTCGCAACGATTGAGCCTGAAACGTCTGAAGCAGCGCAGGAATTCACCGTCATTTTCGCCGCTGATCACGCGGTAATGGACGCCTACACGCAGCTGTTCACCATCGCCGAGCTCAGGGAACTCTACGCAGCAGCCGTCGATAAGCGGGAACCAGCACTGCCACCAGCAGGTTCTTATGTGGACTTCTGTGCGGGAGAACGCGCGGTTACGGAATCGGCGTCCGCTCGTGAGCGTGCGGTGGAGGAATGGAAGGAGTTCCTCACTGGTACTGATGGGCATCTTGCACCGCCGGTGTTCCCGCTGCCTATCCGGTCGGGCGCGGAGTCGGGGTCGGCCACGCCGGCGGACCAGCACCGGGCACAGCACAGCCTCTCCCAGTGGTTGCTCAACGAGAAGGACATCGCGGAGCTGGGTAAGCGCGCCAAAGCCAATGGTGGCTCGACCAAGTCGGCGCTTCTGACTGCCCTGAAGTTGGCGCTCACGGAGCTCTCGCCGGTGTCGTCGGCGCGGTATATCATGCCGATGCACACTCGCCACGAGCCCAAGTACATGCTGTCTGCCGGGTGGTTTGTTGGGCTCATGCCCGTCGACGATCCGCTCAACGGGGCATCGAGCTTCACCGACGCGTTCTCGGACACGGTTCAGGCGACGAAGCGGCACCGTGATCTGTCGGTCTACCCCTATGCCGCCGTGAGCGACGCATTGCACATCAATGAGCCTCCGCGGTTCGTGATCTCCTACGTCGATACGCGGTTCGTGCCGGGTGCAGATACGTGGGGGATCGAGATCGCGTTCTCCGTAGCTCTGTGA
- a CDS encoding SDR family NAD(P)-dependent oxidoreductase, with the protein MTSPSKDAFSATTNDSGAHGDGTKPVAVITGASSGIGAASAKALADAGYTVYIGARRVEKLQAVAEGIDAVALPLDVTDQESVDKFCEQVPRCDVLVNNAGGAHGSESIADANVEDWQWMYDTNVLGTLRVTRALLPKVEASGDGQVINISSIAGHEPYRGGAGYNAAKHAVAAMTRVLRLELLGKPVRVCEICPGLVNTEFSTVRFGGDKEKADAVYRGLEPMVAEDIADAVVWIATRPSRMNIDHITIMARDQVSAQEVYRREE; encoded by the coding sequence ATGACATCACCTTCTAAAGACGCTTTTTCCGCTACCACTAATGATTCTGGCGCTCATGGCGACGGCACCAAACCTGTAGCCGTCATTACGGGCGCAAGTTCCGGCATCGGCGCGGCGTCCGCAAAGGCGCTGGCCGACGCGGGATACACCGTCTACATTGGTGCCAGGCGCGTCGAGAAGCTCCAAGCCGTCGCAGAGGGTATTGACGCCGTCGCCCTGCCGCTGGATGTCACCGATCAGGAGAGCGTCGATAAGTTCTGTGAGCAGGTTCCGCGGTGTGACGTGTTGGTCAATAACGCTGGTGGGGCGCACGGATCCGAGTCGATTGCCGACGCCAACGTCGAGGACTGGCAATGGATGTATGACACCAACGTGTTGGGCACGCTCCGGGTGACTCGTGCTCTGCTGCCCAAGGTTGAGGCCAGTGGCGATGGTCAGGTCATTAATATCAGCTCGATTGCCGGGCACGAGCCGTACCGCGGTGGAGCCGGATACAACGCCGCCAAGCATGCAGTGGCTGCTATGACGCGCGTGCTGCGCCTGGAGTTGCTGGGTAAGCCGGTGCGTGTGTGTGAGATTTGCCCCGGCCTGGTGAACACCGAATTCTCGACGGTGCGTTTCGGTGGCGATAAGGAGAAGGCCGACGCCGTCTACCGCGGCCTCGAGCCGATGGTTGCTGAGGACATTGCCGACGCTGTCGTGTGGATTGCGACGCGGCCGTCGCGGATGAATATTGACCACATCACGATCATGGCTCGCGACCAGGTCTCGGCGCAGGAAGTCTACCGTCGCGAGGAGTAA
- a CDS encoding alpha/beta fold hydrolase: MSSLKKASGAAVLSLAVIFGSGTIAAAEANPDGVVRTYNTYPGRITGMVAPDAQVTDGTFTSTDGKGTEIYWKKNIIPNAKGSIALIHGLAENQQRYDYITYRLNLAGYNVYRLDHRGHGRSAEPYNNVHKGLIDNFNYVIDDMKQLVDMIHNEQQGKVFMMGHSMGAMAAQMYSVVYPDTIDATVTNGGGIPVNNYGENTLMPEYKHADGQSYPFFVGPYLPNDGRRPFEPLDAMLGYNVQGVLDQFGLKLPPDAGKPIESPEPLKTVDVPNAFKLGVVSDPDVRDQLSNDPLNSKTLNVSTLYQIASALLYTGAHAKNYTKPTLIMHGDTDGLVPYPLDINWYNAVGSTDKHMVLWKGSMHETMNEPSRDEVIDRAIGFIDAH; the protein is encoded by the coding sequence ATGTCGTCCCTCAAGAAGGCCAGTGGCGCCGCTGTTCTCTCGCTTGCAGTGATCTTCGGTTCGGGCACCATTGCCGCCGCCGAAGCCAACCCCGACGGAGTCGTACGTACCTACAACACCTACCCTGGCCGCATCACTGGCATGGTCGCCCCCGATGCTCAGGTCACTGATGGCACATTCACGTCGACCGATGGCAAAGGTACCGAGATCTACTGGAAGAAGAACATTATTCCCAACGCTAAGGGAAGCATTGCTCTTATCCACGGTCTGGCAGAGAACCAACAGCGCTACGACTACATCACGTACCGCCTGAACTTGGCCGGCTACAACGTCTACCGCCTTGACCACCGCGGTCACGGCCGTTCCGCTGAACCGTACAACAACGTTCACAAGGGACTGATCGATAACTTCAACTACGTTATCGACGACATGAAGCAGCTCGTCGACATGATTCACAACGAGCAGCAGGGCAAAGTGTTCATGATGGGCCACTCCATGGGCGCCATGGCCGCTCAGATGTACTCAGTGGTCTACCCCGACACCATCGACGCGACCGTGACCAACGGTGGTGGTATTCCGGTGAACAACTACGGCGAGAACACGCTGATGCCGGAGTACAAGCACGCCGACGGACAGTCCTACCCGTTCTTCGTCGGACCATACCTGCCTAACGACGGCAGGCGCCCGTTCGAACCGCTCGACGCCATGCTCGGCTACAACGTCCAGGGCGTTCTGGACCAGTTCGGCTTGAAGCTGCCACCGGACGCGGGCAAGCCGATCGAGTCCCCGGAGCCGCTCAAGACCGTCGACGTGCCTAACGCCTTCAAGCTGGGTGTCGTCTCAGATCCGGATGTTCGTGACCAGCTCTCTAACGATCCGCTCAACAGCAAGACGTTGAACGTGTCGACGCTGTACCAGATCGCATCTGCCTTGCTCTACACCGGTGCGCATGCGAAGAACTACACGAAGCCAACGCTCATCATGCACGGCGATACCGACGGATTGGTTCCCTACCCGCTCGATATCAACTGGTACAACGCAGTCGGATCCACCGACAAACACATGGTCCTGTGGAAGGGTTCCATGCATGAGACTATGAACGAGCCCTCTCGTGACGAAGTCATCGACCGCGCCATCGGGTTCATCGACGCACACTAA